Proteins found in one Aneurinibacillus uraniidurans genomic segment:
- a CDS encoding thiol-disulfide oxidoreductase DCC family protein: MNEQEGHPVILFDGVCNLCEGSVRFIIQRDPGAVFRFAALQSKAGTRLLQAYHSDAAMPDSVVVIESGKVYTHSTAALRICRHLSGLWPLLYGFMIVPRVLRDGVYRWVARNRYRWFGKKEACLMPTPDIQARFLE, from the coding sequence ATGAACGAGCAAGAGGGACATCCGGTTATTTTGTTTGATGGTGTGTGTAATTTGTGTGAGGGTAGTGTCCGGTTTATTATTCAGCGCGATCCAGGGGCCGTGTTTCGATTTGCAGCGCTGCAGTCGAAGGCAGGTACAAGGCTTTTGCAGGCATATCATTCAGATGCTGCTATGCCGGATAGTGTAGTTGTAATCGAGAGCGGGAAGGTGTATACGCATTCGACAGCAGCTCTGCGAATTTGCCGTCATTTATCAGGTCTATGGCCACTTTTGTATGGGTTCATGATTGTTCCCCGAGTATTGCGCGACGGTGTATATCGATGGGTGGCACGCAATCGCTATCGATGGTTTGGCAAAAAAGAAGCGTGCCTGATGCCGACACCGGACATACAAGCACGCTTTCTGGAATAA
- a CDS encoding UDP-N-acetylmuramoyl-tripeptide--D-alanyl-D-alanine ligase has translation MFTVKEITAITEGELIQGNDEILITSVHFDSRQLTNHSLFVALTSGVRDGHEFLAAAAQKGATAAFVSNRELAKAADVPASFALILVPDTEKAFQQLARIYRNRLSIPIAAITGSNGKTTTKDILAHLLSGSKHVYKTYKNFNNHLGVPLSLLQITPDTEAAVLELGMNHAGEIDLLAGIVRPTFSVITNVNDAHIEFFESREAIAQAKGELLGHTNPDGFACLNMDNPLVAALAPLNPGKTYFYHVQRDSEDTTVADVTASNLSFDEKGTHFTVTYAGGQFRCFMPLFGDYNVSNALPGIFIALQLGLSESEITRQLANLSISAMRFERNEGANGLLIINDAYNASPSSMMAAVETFLSVYPERKKVLVLGDMFELGAQSTAYHREVGEKLRSLGTSFTLVAIGDAARYLAEGYGEEAHHFASKEDAATYLEAFKSDQYALLLKASRGMKMETLLDALR, from the coding sequence ATGTTCACAGTGAAAGAAATCACAGCCATTACGGAAGGCGAACTTATCCAGGGAAATGACGAAATCCTGATCACGTCCGTTCATTTTGATTCACGTCAGCTTACAAACCATTCGCTATTTGTCGCACTGACAAGTGGCGTGCGCGATGGTCACGAATTCCTGGCTGCTGCCGCCCAAAAAGGCGCGACTGCCGCATTCGTGTCCAATCGCGAGCTTGCTAAAGCCGCTGATGTACCAGCTTCATTCGCTCTTATTCTTGTGCCGGATACGGAAAAAGCATTTCAGCAGCTAGCACGTATTTACCGCAATCGCCTCTCTATCCCGATTGCTGCAATTACCGGTAGCAACGGAAAAACAACGACTAAAGATATTCTTGCCCATCTGCTATCAGGCAGCAAACATGTGTATAAAACATACAAAAACTTCAATAATCATCTCGGTGTTCCCCTCTCCCTGCTGCAAATCACACCGGATACGGAAGCAGCCGTGCTCGAACTCGGCATGAATCATGCAGGAGAGATTGATCTGCTCGCAGGCATCGTACGCCCGACATTCAGTGTCATCACGAATGTGAATGATGCTCATATTGAATTTTTTGAATCACGCGAAGCAATCGCTCAGGCAAAAGGAGAACTGCTCGGTCATACCAACCCGGATGGCTTCGCCTGCTTAAATATGGATAATCCTCTCGTAGCCGCACTCGCCCCTCTTAATCCGGGCAAAACCTATTTTTATCATGTGCAGCGCGATAGTGAGGATACAACTGTAGCGGATGTTACTGCGTCTAACCTTTCTTTTGATGAGAAAGGCACTCACTTTACGGTCACATACGCGGGCGGCCAGTTCCGCTGCTTCATGCCTTTATTTGGCGATTATAATGTATCCAATGCACTTCCTGGCATCTTCATTGCCCTTCAACTCGGTCTAAGCGAAAGCGAAATTACCCGCCAGTTGGCAAATCTGTCTATCTCTGCTATGCGTTTTGAACGGAACGAGGGTGCAAATGGGCTGCTTATTATTAACGATGCGTACAACGCCAGCCCATCTTCGATGATGGCAGCTGTCGAAACGTTCTTATCCGTTTATCCAGAACGGAAGAAGGTGCTTGTGCTTGGCGATATGTTTGAGCTTGGTGCACAAAGTACGGCTTACCATCGCGAAGTAGGTGAGAAGCTTCGCTCGCTTGGTACCTCATTCACACTCGTTGCCATCGGGGATGCTGCCCGCTATCTGGCAGAAGGATACGGCGAAGAAGCTCATCATTTTGCATCCAAGGAAGATGCTGCCACCTACCTTGAAGCCTTCAAAAGCGATCAGTATGCACTGCTCCTGAAAGCATCGCGCGGCATGAAAATGGAGACGCTGCTCGACGCACTCCGCTAA
- the rpsU gene encoding 30S ribosomal protein S21, giving the protein MAEVRVRKNESLDQALRRFKRDCSKDGVLAEVKKRRHYEKPSIKRKKKSEAARKRKF; this is encoded by the coding sequence ATGGCAGAAGTTCGTGTACGTAAAAACGAGTCGTTAGACCAAGCGTTGCGCCGATTCAAACGTGACTGCTCCAAAGATGGCGTTCTTGCTGAGGTTAAAAAGCGCAGACACTATGAAAAGCCTAGTATCAAACGCAAGAAAAAGTCCGAGGCAGCTCGTAAGCGCAAGTTTTAG
- a CDS encoding GatB/YqeY domain-containing protein yields the protein MRLVERLTDDMKQAMKSKDKLKLSVIRMVKSAIKNEEINQSKELSDDEVLTVLTRELKQRRDSLQEFEKAGRDDLAAASRDEIAVLMEYMPEQLGEEDIRKLVAEAIEQTGASSKKDMGKVMGVLMPKVKGRADGALVNKVVQELLQ from the coding sequence ATGAGACTCGTCGAACGTCTTACTGATGACATGAAGCAAGCGATGAAAAGCAAAGACAAGCTTAAACTTTCCGTTATCCGCATGGTGAAATCCGCGATCAAGAACGAGGAAATCAACCAGAGCAAGGAATTGTCTGACGATGAAGTTTTAACGGTCTTGACTCGCGAGCTCAAGCAAAGACGCGATTCCCTCCAAGAATTCGAAAAAGCTGGTCGTGACGACCTTGCAGCAGCCTCACGTGATGAGATTGCTGTATTAATGGAATATATGCCTGAACAGCTTGGAGAAGAGGACATTCGTAAGCTAGTCGCGGAAGCGATCGAGCAGACAGGTGCTTCTTCTAAGAAAGACATGGGTAAAGTGATGGGCGTTCTAATGCCGAAGGTTAAAGGACGCGCGGATGGTGCACTTGTCAATAAAGTCGTTCAGGAACTCTTACAGTAG
- a CDS encoding phosphodiester glycosidase family protein, producing MMEAQQKAYTQKEAPLLRTQKKPKRVLRTIAGLLLMLFYFTLSSFALVLYGPFENMRRAVVGAVLTSRHPQYIEPFYSAETLNKYRPISMETMSEGTMHAGNFSQVHDDGIDVIPITTTKYSGSLLVIKDPKRVHVAVTKELGNVGETVSSMVKRENAIAGINAGGFYDVKGKGTGGMPLGVTLSRGKYIGGYQGVAQPMIGLTKEGALVVGKYKYEDLQKLGVQDAVSFGPQLVRDGQPFLKEEDDSWGIAPRSAIGQREDGAILLLALSGRGKNGIGASLIDCEEVMLENGATVAANLDGGYSTELYYNNEFLVEPSNPLGERYVATSFIVDGVKK from the coding sequence ATGATGGAAGCCCAACAGAAGGCATATACGCAGAAGGAGGCTCCTTTGCTCCGTACGCAGAAAAAGCCGAAGCGGGTTCTGCGTACGATTGCGGGTTTGCTCTTGATGCTATTTTATTTTACCCTGTCATCGTTTGCACTTGTCCTATATGGTCCGTTTGAGAATATGCGCCGGGCGGTTGTCGGTGCTGTATTGACAAGTCGCCATCCTCAATACATCGAACCGTTCTATTCAGCGGAGACGCTGAATAAATATCGTCCAATTTCCATGGAGACTATGAGCGAAGGAACGATGCATGCAGGGAACTTCTCGCAGGTTCACGATGACGGGATTGATGTGATCCCGATCACGACAACGAAGTATTCCGGTTCACTGCTAGTCATTAAGGACCCGAAGCGGGTGCATGTGGCTGTGACGAAAGAACTTGGCAATGTCGGTGAAACCGTGAGCAGCATGGTGAAGCGGGAGAATGCAATTGCCGGCATTAATGCTGGTGGATTTTATGATGTTAAAGGAAAAGGGACAGGTGGTATGCCGCTTGGTGTTACCTTATCACGTGGCAAATACATCGGTGGTTATCAAGGAGTTGCACAGCCGATGATTGGCTTGACTAAAGAGGGAGCGCTTGTGGTCGGCAAATACAAATATGAAGACTTGCAGAAGCTTGGCGTACAGGATGCTGTATCATTCGGGCCGCAGCTTGTGCGCGATGGGCAACCGTTCCTGAAAGAGGAAGATGATTCATGGGGGATTGCACCGCGCTCGGCGATTGGTCAGCGTGAGGATGGTGCGATTCTTCTGCTGGCTCTCTCAGGACGAGGAAAGAACGGAATTGGCGCGAGCCTAATTGATTGTGAAGAAGTGATGCTTGAGAACGGTGCGACTGTTGCTGCGAATCTGGACGGAGGATACAGTACCGAGTTGTATTATAATAATGAATTTCTTGTTGAGCCATCCAACCCGCTTGGAGAACGCTATGTGGCTACCAGCTTTATTGTGGATGGGGTGAAAAAATAA
- the yqfC gene encoding sporulation protein YqfC has product MKKWSEKWRRFATGVLDMPSDLTMEMPRITMIGQLQMYIENHRGVLWFSNQELRLLLTKGQLLIRGENLVIRAILPEEVLVEGIVSQVLFIDE; this is encoded by the coding sequence GTGAAAAAATGGAGCGAAAAATGGCGGCGATTTGCAACCGGTGTGCTCGATATGCCGAGTGACCTTACGATGGAAATGCCGCGCATTACCATGATCGGACAGCTGCAGATGTATATTGAGAATCACCGCGGAGTTCTGTGGTTCAGCAATCAGGAACTCCGTTTGCTTTTGACGAAAGGACAACTGCTCATTCGCGGGGAGAATCTTGTAATCCGTGCCATTTTGCCAGAGGAAGTTCTTGTTGAAGGGATCGTCAGCCAAGTGCTATTTATCGATGAATAA
- the yqfD gene encoding sporulation protein YqfD yields the protein MKNGVSWFQGYLVLCVRGRRLERFLNRVVGDGIHVWDIQRTGEEAYMSVPLASFFALRPFLRETGCRVHVVRRVGLPFVLRKLRTRFMFGIGIILFVLGVYMLSQVVWRVDVVGNERIPAFQIQEMAARAGVKPGVFTFRIPEPKEMQRRLLLDMPDVSWVGFEMKGTTAIIRVVEKVMPTPRDTSGPRHIIATKKAIVHSIFAEAGRPLVRPQSWVQKGDILISGALGNEEQTQLVAARGTVEGETWYESEVTVPLKQQHPVLTGESYTSRYLMLGTYQVKIQGFDVPEYKQSVRSENTDWIHAGDYIFPLGMKTEVVRQNESITSTLTNKEALEIGKKYARETLLKSLKKGAYIKTEKVLHENQENGKVYMKLHFVVVEDIAAEQPITEQPITNEGD from the coding sequence ATGAAAAACGGAGTCAGCTGGTTTCAAGGCTATCTCGTGTTATGTGTACGTGGACGACGCCTGGAGCGTTTTTTGAACCGGGTTGTGGGAGATGGCATACATGTATGGGATATTCAGCGTACAGGCGAAGAAGCATATATGAGTGTACCGCTGGCTAGCTTCTTTGCACTTCGCCCGTTTCTTCGGGAGACAGGCTGTCGGGTGCATGTCGTGCGTCGGGTTGGTCTACCATTTGTGCTGCGCAAATTGCGCACCCGGTTTATGTTTGGCATAGGGATTATTTTGTTTGTTCTCGGTGTGTACATGCTCTCTCAGGTTGTCTGGCGTGTTGATGTGGTGGGAAATGAACGCATTCCTGCGTTTCAAATTCAGGAGATGGCAGCTCGGGCGGGAGTGAAACCGGGCGTATTCACATTCCGCATTCCCGAGCCAAAAGAGATGCAGCGCCGTCTGCTGCTTGATATGCCAGATGTTTCCTGGGTCGGATTTGAGATGAAGGGAACGACCGCGATTATTCGCGTCGTGGAGAAAGTGATGCCAACACCGCGTGACACATCTGGGCCTCGTCATATTATCGCCACCAAAAAAGCAATTGTTCATTCGATCTTCGCAGAAGCTGGGCGCCCCCTTGTACGTCCGCAAAGTTGGGTACAAAAAGGAGATATCCTCATCTCCGGTGCACTGGGCAATGAGGAGCAGACACAGCTTGTGGCAGCGAGGGGCACGGTTGAAGGTGAAACATGGTATGAGTCGGAGGTGACGGTGCCACTCAAGCAGCAGCATCCAGTGCTGACGGGTGAATCGTATACAAGCCGCTATCTCATGCTTGGAACATATCAAGTTAAGATTCAAGGATTTGATGTTCCAGAATATAAGCAGTCTGTTAGAAGTGAGAACACAGACTGGATTCATGCGGGCGATTATATTTTTCCGCTTGGGATGAAAACGGAAGTTGTGCGGCAAAATGAAAGTATTACGAGTACGCTCACAAACAAAGAAGCGCTAGAAATCGGCAAGAAATACGCTAGGGAAACCTTATTAAAAAGCCTGAAAAAGGGTGCGTATATCAAAACGGAAAAAGTTTTGCACGAAAACCAAGAGAATGGTAAAGTTTATATGAAGCTTCATTTTGTTGTAGTAGAAGATATTGCGGCAGAACAGCCGATTACAGAGCAGCCTATTACGAACGAAGGGGACTGA
- a CDS encoding PhoH family protein — MHAEETSKTIRLESAEEASLLFGPHDSHLKEIENTTAAHIFARSEEITITGPADEVERSVKLFGVLAGLLRRGSQLSLQDVMYAIELSKEDALEELIELYDQPIAMSLKGKPIRVKTLGQRYYVTSIKKNDIVFGIGPAGTGKTYLAVVMAVTALKANKVKRIVLTRPAVEAGENLGFLPGDLQEKVDPYLRPLYDALEDLLSAEQVTKYRERGIIEVAPLAYMRGRTLDDSFIILDEAQNTTPEQMKMFLTRLGFGSKMVITGDVTQVDLPRGKKSGLQEAARILEGLKGMSFVYLTGLDVVRHPLVQKIITAYEQESEASR; from the coding sequence TTGCATGCAGAAGAGACAAGCAAAACGATACGCCTAGAAAGTGCGGAAGAAGCAAGCCTGTTATTTGGACCGCACGACTCACATCTGAAAGAAATTGAAAATACGACTGCTGCCCACATTTTTGCACGCAGTGAAGAGATTACGATTACAGGGCCTGCTGATGAAGTAGAGCGCAGCGTGAAGTTGTTCGGTGTGCTAGCAGGACTTCTCCGGCGAGGAAGTCAGCTTTCGCTACAAGACGTGATGTATGCAATCGAGCTTTCCAAAGAAGATGCATTAGAAGAACTCATCGAATTGTATGACCAGCCGATTGCGATGTCGCTTAAGGGCAAGCCGATTCGCGTCAAAACGCTTGGACAGCGCTATTACGTGACATCGATTAAGAAGAACGATATCGTCTTTGGGATTGGACCAGCTGGTACAGGGAAAACGTACCTGGCCGTAGTAATGGCTGTTACGGCGCTGAAAGCAAATAAAGTGAAACGGATTGTCTTGACACGTCCGGCTGTAGAGGCTGGAGAGAACCTTGGATTTTTACCGGGTGACCTTCAGGAGAAGGTCGATCCGTACTTGCGTCCACTGTATGATGCGCTCGAAGATCTTCTAAGTGCGGAGCAGGTGACGAAGTATAGAGAGCGCGGCATCATTGAAGTAGCCCCGCTTGCTTATATGCGAGGGCGGACACTGGATGATTCCTTTATTATTCTTGATGAAGCGCAAAATACAACACCGGAACAGATGAAGATGTTTCTGACCCGCCTTGGCTTTGGCTCGAAAATGGTGATTACCGGGGATGTAACACAGGTTGATTTACCGCGTGGCAAAAAGTCAGGCTTACAGGAAGCAGCCCGTATTCTGGAAGGATTGAAAGGGATGTCCTTCGTTTACTTAACCGGGCTGGATGTCGTTCGCCATCCGCTCGTACAAAAAATTATTACTGCGTATGAACAGGAAAGCGAAGCATCCCGCTAA
- a CDS encoding HD family phosphohydrolase, with protein sequence MKAKLRQLFRAVPDTWKTSATIRSLLFIVLGLLIYLPIMSDVLPKTFDLNVNTVSGVTLTAPVTVEDTEATEQARAKAVRDMRPVYARNDAVTVHQLKLVNFVFKKVTDLQGQTETTPDAKLKDLKESSPFALPGDTMPALLAMPAASLTAAAQETNKVVTAVMQKGIDQNVAREEIQQQVNQQLVLADLDSRTRKIVREIAIASIVPNVTIDEEATNALKETVRRSVKPTMIYKGEVLVEKGQYISEQVYHRLDAAGLLERNASYLPFFGLAMCAGFFVLFLAFYLSQAHRDVYWDNSKILLLSSIICLTIIVMKITSMGKGINFFLPGYAVPIALGSMLIAILLDTQLAVICSVLFAFISGIVFNYESLLPVDFRYVLYGFVTGVAGAYSLGKATKRTRILQAGFLVAIINVLTIVALYLLLSSSTGWRDVLNQSVFGILSGMLAAILAIGFLPLFEGIFGILSPMRLIELSNPNQPLMRRLLMETPGTYHHSMMVANLSEAACEAVGADGLLARVGAYYHDVGKMKRPHFFVENQINRDNPHDTLAPGLSKRIIIAHVEDGVKMLKEYNIPKQIIDFAQQHHGTTLLKFFYHKASQLSETPVSEEEYRYPGPKAQTRETAIVGICDSAEAAVRSLASPTPERIEQLVRRIIADRLEDGQFNECDLTMQELERVTKSICETLQGFFHNRIEYPDDKQVAVKQA encoded by the coding sequence ATGAAAGCGAAATTGCGGCAGTTGTTCCGCGCCGTTCCAGATACATGGAAGACAAGTGCTACAATTCGCAGCTTGTTATTTATAGTGCTTGGTCTGTTGATTTATTTGCCGATCATGAGTGACGTTTTGCCGAAAACATTCGATTTGAATGTGAATACGGTGAGCGGTGTTACTTTGACGGCTCCTGTTACGGTTGAGGATACGGAAGCAACCGAACAGGCTCGTGCTAAGGCAGTCCGAGATATGAGGCCTGTGTATGCACGTAATGATGCTGTTACCGTCCATCAGCTAAAGCTGGTGAACTTTGTTTTTAAGAAGGTGACAGATCTACAAGGGCAGACGGAAACCACGCCGGATGCAAAATTGAAGGATTTGAAGGAAAGCAGCCCGTTCGCACTCCCAGGCGATACAATGCCTGCCTTGCTTGCGATGCCAGCTGCTTCTCTTACTGCAGCAGCACAAGAGACGAATAAAGTTGTAACGGCAGTGATGCAGAAGGGGATTGATCAGAACGTAGCGCGTGAAGAAATACAGCAGCAGGTCAATCAGCAGCTGGTGTTGGCAGATTTAGATAGCCGAACGCGTAAAATCGTGCGGGAAATCGCTATAGCAAGCATTGTACCGAATGTAACGATTGATGAAGAGGCGACAAACGCCCTGAAAGAAACGGTACGCCGCTCAGTCAAGCCAACAATGATTTACAAGGGAGAGGTGCTTGTTGAGAAGGGACAGTACATTTCTGAGCAAGTATACCACAGGCTGGATGCAGCGGGTTTGCTAGAGCGCAACGCCAGCTATCTACCGTTTTTTGGATTAGCAATGTGCGCCGGCTTTTTTGTTTTGTTTCTGGCGTTTTATTTATCACAGGCGCATCGGGATGTGTATTGGGATAATTCTAAAATTTTACTTTTGAGTTCGATTATTTGCCTGACCATTATCGTGATGAAAATCACAAGTATGGGAAAAGGAATAAACTTTTTCCTGCCGGGATATGCTGTGCCGATCGCACTCGGCTCGATGTTGATTGCGATTTTGTTAGATACACAGCTAGCGGTTATATGTAGTGTCCTGTTTGCGTTTATATCTGGAATCGTATTTAACTATGAGAGTCTTCTGCCCGTTGATTTTCGTTATGTGCTGTACGGATTTGTTACCGGGGTTGCAGGTGCGTATTCACTTGGTAAGGCAACCAAACGCACCCGTATTTTGCAGGCGGGCTTTCTGGTAGCGATTATTAATGTGCTTACGATCGTGGCACTGTACCTGCTTCTATCCTCGTCAACTGGCTGGCGGGATGTGCTTAATCAGTCCGTATTCGGCATATTAAGCGGGATGCTTGCAGCTATATTAGCGATTGGGTTTTTACCGTTGTTCGAAGGGATATTCGGGATTTTGTCCCCGATGCGCTTAATTGAGTTGTCCAATCCAAATCAGCCATTGATGCGTCGCCTATTGATGGAGACACCCGGAACGTATCATCATAGCATGATGGTAGCAAATCTATCAGAAGCAGCCTGCGAGGCGGTAGGTGCAGACGGGCTGTTGGCTCGCGTTGGGGCTTATTATCATGATGTGGGGAAAATGAAGCGGCCGCATTTCTTTGTCGAAAATCAAATCAATCGAGATAATCCGCATGATACATTAGCGCCGGGATTGAGCAAGCGCATCATTATTGCGCATGTGGAAGATGGCGTGAAAATGTTGAAGGAATATAACATTCCGAAGCAGATTATCGATTTTGCCCAGCAGCATCATGGTACGACCTTGCTGAAGTTTTTTTATCATAAAGCCTCTCAGTTGTCTGAAACACCAGTTTCTGAAGAGGAATATCGGTATCCGGGGCCGAAAGCGCAGACGCGCGAGACGGCGATTGTCGGTATATGCGATAGTGCGGAGGCGGCTGTGCGTTCGCTTGCAAGTCCTACACCAGAGCGCATCGAGCAGCTCGTGCGGCGCATTATTGCGGATCGGCTTGAAGACGGTCAATTTAACGAGTGTGATCTGACAATGCAGGAACTTGAGAGGGTAACGAAATCAATTTGTGAAACGCTTCAGGGCTTTTTCCATAATCGGATTGAGTATCCTGATGATAAACAGGTGGCGGTGAAACAGGCATGA
- the ybeY gene encoding rRNA maturation RNase YbeY, producing MKIDVEFIQEYEPEVSDELLATLARVLEAAAELEEVDGEVTVTFVDNESIHELNRDYRGIDRPTDVLSFAMNEEGEDEMEIILDEEMDELPNMLGDIVISIPKAREQAEEYGHSFEREMGFLVAHGFLHLLGYDHETEEDEKEMFARQDEILNRVRLVRE from the coding sequence ATGAAAATCGATGTAGAATTCATTCAGGAATATGAGCCGGAAGTGTCGGACGAGCTGCTTGCAACGCTTGCACGCGTGCTTGAGGCAGCGGCGGAGTTAGAGGAAGTAGATGGGGAAGTGACGGTTACGTTTGTGGACAATGAAAGCATTCATGAACTAAATCGTGACTATCGCGGCATCGACCGCCCGACAGATGTGCTTTCCTTTGCGATGAATGAAGAAGGGGAAGACGAGATGGAAATCATCCTCGATGAAGAGATGGATGAGCTGCCAAATATGCTCGGTGACATTGTGATTTCCATTCCGAAAGCTCGTGAACAGGCTGAGGAGTATGGTCATTCCTTTGAGCGCGAGATGGGCTTTTTGGTGGCGCACGGATTTTTGCATTTGCTTGGCTATGACCATGAGACTGAGGAAGATGAGAAAGAAATGTTTGCTCGCCAGGATGAGATTTTGAACCGGGTGCGCCTTGTGCGTGAATAG
- a CDS encoding diacylglycerol kinase family protein, translated as MMREWQRFIRSVGYAIAGLIYTVKTQRNMQIHVAAAVAVLGLGWWLAIPKRDVLLVFFCIFLVLAFETMNTAIEKCVDLTVGDRRHPLARIAKDTAAGAVLLTAILAVIVGLAVFAEPLWYWLTTGQRTYNMK; from the coding sequence ATGATGAGAGAGTGGCAGCGATTCATACGAAGTGTTGGGTATGCCATCGCAGGACTCATCTATACAGTAAAGACTCAGCGAAACATGCAGATCCATGTAGCCGCAGCTGTAGCTGTGCTCGGACTCGGATGGTGGCTCGCCATTCCGAAGCGGGATGTTTTGCTGGTCTTTTTTTGTATTTTCTTAGTCCTGGCATTTGAGACGATGAATACGGCGATTGAGAAATGTGTGGACTTGACGGTAGGGGATCGCAGGCATCCGCTTGCACGCATTGCTAAAGACACCGCTGCGGGTGCCGTTCTGTTGACCGCTATTCTTGCAGTGATCGTCGGTCTGGCTGTATTTGCAGAACCACTCTGGTACTGGCTGACAACCGGACAACGGACGTATAATATGAAATAG
- the cdd gene encoding cytidine deaminase, which yields MNNHTLLQEAIEARENAYAPYSRFKVGAVVFTEDGELFHGCNIENAAYPLCNCAERTALFAAYAAGKCRIKKLALVADTPDPITPCGACRQVIAELCPPDTPVIMGNLLGKIRIMTASELLPGAFSQEDLNHHE from the coding sequence TTGAATAACCATACATTGTTGCAGGAGGCGATTGAGGCGCGGGAGAATGCATATGCGCCGTATTCCCGGTTTAAAGTCGGTGCTGTCGTTTTCACGGAAGACGGAGAACTGTTTCATGGCTGTAACATTGAGAACGCAGCCTACCCGCTTTGTAACTGTGCCGAGCGAACTGCATTGTTTGCTGCCTATGCGGCGGGGAAATGTCGCATTAAAAAGCTGGCACTTGTTGCCGATACACCAGACCCGATTACACCATGCGGCGCATGCCGTCAGGTAATTGCCGAGCTTTGTCCACCAGATACGCCGGTTATCATGGGCAATCTATTGGGCAAAATTCGTATTATGACAGCGTCTGAGCTACTACCAGGCGCATTTTCGCAGGAGGACTTGAACCATCATGAATAA
- the era gene encoding GTPase Era, which yields MNNNGYKSGFVAIIGRPNVGKSTLMNHIVGQKVAIMSDKPQTTRNKIRAVYTSEEGQIVFLDTPGVHKPKSKLGDYMNKMVETALREVDVILFLVDASEKLGPGDEFIIEKLKQVKTPVYLVINKIDKVHPEELLPFIDRYKDLYDFAQIIPVSALEGNNVNRLMDTLVDEMPEGPQYYPADQITDHPERFVVAELIREKVLHLTREEIPHSIAVVIDQMKPRDERKTLIDIYATIYTERPTQKGILVGKQGAMMKEIGRLAREDIERLLGTKVYLNLWIKVKKDWRNQENLFRNFGFYEDEE from the coding sequence ATGAATAACAATGGATATAAATCAGGATTTGTGGCGATTATTGGTCGCCCGAACGTTGGAAAATCAACATTGATGAATCACATCGTGGGACAGAAAGTGGCGATTATGTCAGATAAGCCGCAGACAACACGGAATAAAATTCGCGCGGTATATACGTCAGAAGAAGGACAAATTGTCTTTCTAGATACCCCAGGTGTACATAAGCCGAAATCTAAGCTCGGTGATTATATGAACAAGATGGTGGAGACTGCGCTTCGTGAAGTGGATGTCATTTTGTTCCTGGTAGATGCGTCTGAGAAGCTTGGGCCTGGCGACGAATTTATCATCGAGAAACTGAAGCAAGTAAAAACACCTGTCTATCTTGTTATTAACAAAATCGATAAAGTACACCCAGAAGAGCTGCTGCCGTTTATTGACCGGTATAAAGACTTGTATGATTTTGCCCAGATTATCCCGGTATCGGCACTTGAAGGCAACAACGTTAACCGTCTGATGGACACGCTTGTGGACGAAATGCCAGAAGGACCACAGTATTATCCAGCGGATCAAATTACCGATCACCCGGAACGTTTTGTAGTGGCCGAGCTGATTCGTGAGAAAGTGTTGCACCTGACACGCGAGGAAATTCCACATTCGATTGCCGTTGTCATCGATCAGATGAAGCCACGAGACGAGCGTAAAACGTTGATTGATATTTATGCAACGATTTATACAGAGCGTCCGACACAAAAAGGGATTCTTGTGGGCAAGCAAGGTGCGATGATGAAAGAGATCGGTCGCTTAGCGCGGGAAGATATTGAACGTCTTCTTGGTACGAAGGTGTACTTGAATCTATGGATCAAAGTCAAGAAAGACTGGCGCAATCAAGAAAACTTATTCCGTAACTTCGGATTTTACGAAGATGAGGAGTAA
- a CDS encoding YqzL family protein, whose protein sequence is MTRDFYWSYFTRTGNIEAYMLYAQEMGAAGEVQHTDSFEDAGMEDALRLP, encoded by the coding sequence ATGACGAGAGATTTTTATTGGAGTTATTTCACCCGTACAGGCAATATCGAGGCGTATATGTTGTACGCACAAGAGATGGGTGCTGCGGGTGAAGTGCAACATACCGATTCTTTTGAAGATGCTGGCATGGAGGACGCTTTGCGCTTGCCATAA